The region CGACGTGATGCCCGTCCCCGTCCGCGTCGGGGAGCACGTCCATCTGGGCCATCGTGGCGAGGCCCGTCTCCCAGGGGCCCGAGATCGCGAGCGGCACGATGAGTCCGCCGCCCACCTGCGTCTCGCCCTCGGCGGTCGGGAACTCGACGTACGGCATCGCGGCCAGCGCGGTGGAGCCGCCGTCGTTGCCCCAGAGGTTCCACTTGAGCCTGGCCGTCAGATTGGTGGGCCCGGTCTCGCCGTCGGACGTGGACGGGTCCGGGGGCAAGGCCCCCGAGTCCCGTTCCTCGTGGATCGCGTCGAACCCGATCTGGAGGTCCGAACGGGGCGTGAGGCCGAGCTTCACCAGAAATCCCGCGTACCCGGTCTTGTCGAGGCCCTCGTCGTGCGTCAGGGTCACGGCTTCGACCTCGATCTGGGCGTGGCCCGCGTCCACCGTGTACGGGCTCTCGGTGAGGTCGGGGCGGTCGGTGCTCATCTCCCGGAGGAGCGCCCGTGGCGTGGGGTGGAAGAGGTGATACCCGGCCTTGGACGCGCGGATCGCCACGGCCGGGTCGGCGGCCCCGGGCTCCTGGCCCCGGGCCTCGGCCGCCGCGGCGGCGAGAACGACGATCGCGCCGAGGAGGCATTTGTCGTGACGAAACACGGATTTAGGTTAGCCTAACTCTGGAAGGAGTCAAGCAAAAGGGCGGGCGCTTCGTGGAAACGCCCGCCCGATGGATTCGGTGTTCCGGCCGGTCGCCGTGCCTGCGCCTCTACGCCTGCTGCACCTGCTTCGGCTGGTACTCGGGGGCGTTCTGATCGAAGGACCACATGAAGGGGGGCTCCACGCCGAGCTGGCGCAGATACGCGTAGAGCTGGCCCCGGTGGTGCAGGTGCTCGTCGTAGATGATCGTGATGCAGATGGCGCCCGGGAAGGGCATCCCCCACTGCGTCGGGACCATCGCCTGGAGCTGCGCATCACTCATGGACGCCACCGCGCGGTCGGCGATGTTCCAGGACTCCGTGGCGTAGCGCACGAGATCGTCCTTCGTCTTCACCTTCTCCAGCGTGACGGGGTCGTCCTTCGAGTCGACGTATCCGATGTTCCCCTTGGCCGCGCCGTCCGCCGCGTAGCGCATCATGTTGTACATGTGCACGAGCAGCTCGCGGGGCGTTCGCATGTCCTTGCACGGACGGGCATCGACCTTGTCGGCCGGGATCGCCTCGATCGCCCGGACCGTGATGCCCTGGACTCCGCGGAAGTGTTCCCAAAACGCGCTCATCTGTGCCTTGTTCATGGAGCTCTCCTTGCGGCGGGCCGGCCGTCGCCGTCGCGGGCGGCGGCCGGTCCGCGCATGTGTGGGGATGCCTCAGCCCTTCGGCTTCACGTCCTTGTGATTGATGTCGAAGGTGATCATGAAGCCGTTCGTGCCCTTGTACTCGTACGGCTTGTCGCCGGTGCGGTAGGCCTCGACCTCGTTCTTCATCATGACGAAGCCGTTGTTCCGCGGCGCGCCGAAGTACTTGAGGTTCTGGATCACGACGGGCTGGTCGGTCATGCCCGGGCTCCGGTTCAGGATCACCTCTCCCATCTTCCCGCCGTCCAGCTTCGCCACGGCGCGGTCCTTCGTGTAGCTCCACTCCACCGGAGCGTCCGCGCCCATGGTGAAGGACTTCCATTTCACGGGGTACAGGTGCCCGAGCACGGCCACGACCCCCTCACGCTGCTGCGGCGTGACGGCCGGATCGAAGTGGAGCACCGCCCAGTCCATCTCCCCGTCGCTGAAGCTCGCGCCCAGGTCGCCTGCGACCCAGAACTTCGCGCCGTCGAGCTTCGTCCCGCCGTAGGAGCCCTTGTTCACCTGGAAGACGTTGTTGAACTTGCAGAAGTGCTCGCCCGCGCCGTGGCCTTCGTGGCCCGCGTGCGCGGCCGGCTTGTCGTCGAAGTAGCACTGGCAGAACATCGGGCACGAGCAGGCCTCGATGATCGTGGCGTTCATGTTCCAGGTCGGCGCCTTCGCGTCGGCGGCGAGCGCGGAGCCGGACGCCAGGAGGACGAGACCGAAGGCGAATGCGAGGGAGAGTCGGAGCATGGAGACCTCCTTGTTCGGGGAATGGACCTACGCGCGGCGGCGCGCCGCGCCTGGCGACGTCGGAAGCCCGGAGCGCCGGGCGACGAGGGATGAGTTCTACACCTTTTGAGCGGCGGGGTACAGGGGGTCGTCAGGGTGCCACGAGCTTCCGGAGCGCGGCGATGTCGATCCTGGGCGCCAGCGCGTCCACGTCACGGCGCTCCCCTCGAATCTCCACGATGATCGCCGCGATCCCGTCCGGCCGGCTCGAGGTCACGTCCCCGTCGCCGAGCCGGGGAAGATCCTCCGTCTGCTGCACCCTCTTGCGAAGGCCCGACTCGAGATCCGGCGGCACGACGTACGCCCGGACGAGCGTCAGGGCCCGCTTCGAGTCCTCCGGCGAGAGCGGAACCGCGACCCGGGAGCCCTCCTCCGCTCCGAGGATGGACTGGCGCACGAAGAGCGCGCCCTTCCGGTCGAGGATCTGAACCGCTCCTCCGACGGTGGCGAGGCCCGTGGAGAGTCCGCGTTCCCCGTTCAGGGCGAGGTTGATCTCGAGCGTGCGCTCGTCCTCGCTCGCGGTCCGGGTCTCGTACGAGCGCGAGAGCCAGGCCGGGATCGGATTCCACCCGTCGGGCGCGTCCAGCTTCCCCGCGTCGGCCCCGACGCGCCGCTCCTCACCCTCGGGTGCGAGACGGAACGTGGACGAAGGCTTCGGCAGCGCGCGCTCCGCGGACGCGAGGCGCGCGCGCACGCGATCCCGGTCCGCTTGGGTCGCGGGTGTTCTCAAGACCACGGGCGCGTCGTCTCCGACGGGAAGGCCCTTCGAGGGCGCGTCCTGCGCGTTCGGTCGCGAAGGCATGAGGAAGAGGAGCGCGAGCGCGAGCAGGCAGCGTGTCGGTTTCGGGTGGAGTCGTCGCATGGCTGGGTCCCCCTCGGACGCTTCATTCTACTCATAAGGGTGGCCGTGAATTCCAAGGAAACGGCGCGGCACGCGACCATACGGGGTTACATCAGACGACCGAGTGCTTCCTCCAAGACGGAGGGCTCGACGATCAGGCTGATGACGATGTGGTCGTCCGACAGCCCATAGAAGTGGCCGGGGT is a window of Candidatus Eisenbacteria bacterium DNA encoding:
- a CDS encoding transporter, with translation MFRHDKCLLGAIVVLAAAAAEARGQEPGAADPAVAIRASKAGYHLFHPTPRALLREMSTDRPDLTESPYTVDAGHAQIEVEAVTLTHDEGLDKTGYAGFLVKLGLTPRSDLQIGFDAIHEERDSGALPPDPSTSDGETGPTNLTARLKWNLWGNDGGSTALAAMPYVEFPTAEGETQVGGGLIVPLAISGPWETGLATMAQMDVLPDADGDGHHVEWLFTGTIARDLVGSLAGFLEGTSGHRPRSEGEWTALLNAGLTFAATPDLQLDGGTRLGVSDEAEGVALFLGISYRR
- a CDS encoding DUF1326 domain-containing protein, with the translated sequence MLRLSLAFAFGLVLLASGSALAADAKAPTWNMNATIIEACSCPMFCQCYFDDKPAAHAGHEGHGAGEHFCKFNNVFQVNKGSYGGTKLDGAKFWVAGDLGASFSDGEMDWAVLHFDPAVTPQQREGVVAVLGHLYPVKWKSFTMGADAPVEWSYTKDRAVAKLDGGKMGEVILNRSPGMTDQPVVIQNLKYFGAPRNNGFVMMKNEVEAYRTGDKPYEYKGTNGFMITFDINHKDVKPKG
- a CDS encoding DinB family protein — encoded protein: MNKAQMSAFWEHFRGVQGITVRAIEAIPADKVDARPCKDMRTPRELLVHMYNMMRYAADGAAKGNIGYVDSKDDPVTLEKVKTKDDLVRYATESWNIADRAVASMSDAQLQAMVPTQWGMPFPGAICITIIYDEHLHHRGQLYAYLRQLGVEPPFMWSFDQNAPEYQPKQVQQA